From Rutidosis leptorrhynchoides isolate AG116_Rl617_1_P2 chromosome 3, CSIRO_AGI_Rlap_v1, whole genome shotgun sequence, a single genomic window includes:
- the LOC139900768 gene encoding F-box/FBD/LRR-repeat protein At1g13570-like, which produces MEVDCSKTDRISTLPKDIIDSILTLMPLGEAMKTSILSKKWRYKWANIPKLYMDYNMFDSYLYYFGSSVLENTLIHNAILHVLLLHTSPLLEFTLLINRNLSFEIDPIILYLSRKNSTLQRLTLANHSDHRYKLPISFFSFNKLEYLALKKFVCKPPLTFNSFCTLRYLCFYDNVEITTKSLKRILTNCPLLQELYLYGKKENGEKDNGCAIAEEDKLTFVELFESSPRLENLAIEKYYIENEQSNDSQSIAMDFLGLQEHSNFKLYHLNKLVMKNFSNLAIEMEFLKLIVTQAPVLQKIRIELNENFPVEEELKILKDELFSNASPSIKLMVERPIMPSVNKIEKQYYKKKRSETTGCT; this is translated from the exons ATGGAAGTTGATTGCTCAAAAACGGATAGAATTAGCACCCTTCCTAAAGACATAATTGACAGCATATTAACTCTCATGCCACTAGGAGAAGCAATGAAGACAAGCATATTGTCAAAGAAGTGGAGGTATAAATGGGCCAACATTCCTAAACTTTATATGGATTACAACATGTTTGATAGCTATTTATATTATTTTGGAAGTAGTGTTCTTGAGAACACCTTAATTCACAATGCTATCCTCCACGTTTTGCTACTACATACAAGTCCGTTACTTGAGTTTACTTTGCTTATTAACCGAAATTTGTCTTTTGAGATTGACCCGATAATTCTTTATCTTTCAAGAAAAAACAGTACTTTACAACGCCTTACCTTAGCCAATCATTCGGATCACCGCTACAAGCTCCCCATCTCATTTTTTTCTTTCAATAAATTAGAATATTTGGCTCTTAAAAAGTTTGTTTGTAAGCCTCCTTTAACATTCaattcattctgtaccttgaggtATTTATGCTTTTACGATAATGTTGAGATCACCACAAAGTCACTTAAACGGATCCTCACCAATTGTCCACTGCTTCAGGAGTTATATTTG TATGGAAAGAAAGAAAATGGAGAAAAGGATAATGGATGTGCTATTGCAGAAGAAGATAAGTTAACATTTGTTGAGTTGTTTGAATCTTCGCCAAGGCTTGAGAATTTGGCAATCGAAAAGTATTACATAGAG aatGAACAATCCAATGATTCTCAATCAATTGCTATGGATTTTTTGGGTCTCCAAGAGCACTCTAACTTCAAGTTGTATCACCTTAATAAGCTCGTGATGAAAAACTTTAGTAACTTAGCAATTGAGATGGAGTTTTTGAAGCTCATCGTGACTCAAGCACCAGTGTTGCAAAAAATTCGAATAGAGCTTAATGAAAATTTTCCAGTTGAAGAAGAACTAAAGATATTGAAAGACGAGTTATTTTCAAATGCATCACCTTCCATAAAATTAATGGTTGAACGCCCAATCATGCCTTCTGTCAACAAGATAGAGAAACAATATTACAAAAAGAAACGGAGTGAGACCACAGGGTGCACGTAA